A part of Anaerotignum faecicola genomic DNA contains:
- a CDS encoding VirB4-like conjugal transfer ATPase, CD1110 family has translation MAERKTMTRAVKNPVKRKLTRAEKKEIAAVIQAAKGDGKPHTAQQTIPYLQMYPDGICRVTEKKYSKSLVFEDINYQLAQADDKTAIFENWCDFLNYFDASVLVQLSFINQGARKEKAQAAIEIPAQDDAFNSIRREYADMLKNQLEKGNNGLEKCKYITFSIEADNLAAAKARLSRIETDVLNNFKVLGVTARPMNGQERLNVLHGIFHPEGEPFRFSWDWLVPSGLTTKDFIAPSSFRFGDGRTFRMGRKLGAVSFLEILAPELNDRMLSDILDLENGIIVNLHIRSIDQSEAIKTIKRKITDLDKMKIEEQKKAVRSGYDMDIIPSDLATFGSEAKNLLQDLQSRNERMFLLTFLVVNMADTKRKLDNDIFATAGFAQKNNCALTRLDYLQEAGFMSSIPLGENLIPIQRGLTTSSTAIFIPFITQELFQRGAALYYGLNALSNNMILCDRKQLKNPNGLILGTPGSGKSFAAKREMTNAFLITDDDIIICDPEAEYFSLVQRLGGQVIRLSPAGKGMDGKPQYVNPMDINLNYSEDDNPLALKSDFILSLCELVIGGKEGLQPVEKTVIDRAVRNVYRPFLADPDPAKMPILGDLYNELLKQPEPEAARIAAALELYVSGSLNVFNHRTNVELSNRLVCFDIKQLGKQLKKLGMLIVQDQVWNRVTVNRAEKKATRYYMDEFHLLLKEEQTAAYSVEIWKRFRKWGGIPTAITQNVKDLLSSREVENIFENSDFVLMLNQAAGDRAILAKQLNISPQQMKYVTHTEAGEGLIFYGNVVLPFIDRFPTDTELYRLLTTKPEEVSKP, from the coding sequence ATGGCAGAACGAAAAACCATGACCCGCGCGGTAAAAAATCCCGTGAAGCGTAAGCTGACCCGCGCAGAAAAGAAAGAAATCGCCGCCGTGATACAGGCGGCAAAGGGCGACGGGAAGCCCCACACCGCACAACAGACCATTCCCTACTTGCAGATGTACCCGGACGGGATTTGCAGGGTAACGGAAAAGAAATACAGTAAAAGCCTTGTCTTTGAAGATATTAACTATCAGCTTGCACAGGCAGATGATAAGACCGCCATTTTTGAAAACTGGTGCGATTTTCTCAACTACTTTGACGCTTCCGTTTTGGTGCAGCTCTCTTTCATCAATCAGGGCGCAAGAAAGGAAAAGGCACAGGCGGCTATCGAAATTCCGGCGCAGGACGACGCTTTTAACTCTATCCGCAGGGAGTACGCGGATATGCTGAAAAACCAGCTTGAAAAAGGCAACAACGGACTGGAAAAATGCAAGTACATTACCTTTTCCATTGAAGCGGACAATCTTGCGGCGGCAAAAGCACGTCTTTCCCGTATCGAAACCGACGTACTCAATAATTTTAAGGTGCTTGGCGTAACAGCCCGCCCCATGAACGGACAGGAACGCTTGAACGTACTGCATGGGATTTTCCACCCGGAGGGCGAGCCGTTCCGCTTCTCTTGGGACTGGCTTGTACCGTCGGGGCTTACCACAAAGGACTTTATCGCCCCGTCCTCGTTCCGTTTTGGCGACGGGCGCACATTCCGCATGGGGCGTAAGCTCGGTGCGGTTAGTTTCCTTGAAATCCTCGCGCCGGAGCTGAATGACCGTATGCTTTCGGACATTCTCGACCTTGAAAACGGGATAATCGTCAATCTGCATATCCGCAGTATCGACCAGAGCGAAGCAATCAAGACTATCAAGCGCAAGATAACCGACCTCGACAAGATGAAGATTGAGGAACAGAAAAAAGCGGTACGCAGCGGGTATGACATGGATATAATTCCGTCCGACCTTGCTACTTTCGGCAGCGAAGCAAAAAATCTGTTGCAGGATTTACAGAGCCGCAACGAGCGAATGTTTCTGCTGACGTTCCTTGTGGTAAACATGGCAGACACAAAACGGAAACTGGATAATGACATCTTTGCTACGGCGGGCTTTGCACAGAAAAATAACTGCGCTCTGACCCGCCTTGACTATTTGCAGGAAGCGGGCTTTATGTCCTCTATCCCTCTTGGAGAGAACCTTATCCCCATTCAAAGAGGGCTTACCACATCAAGCACCGCTATTTTTATCCCGTTCATCACACAGGAGCTTTTTCAGCGGGGCGCAGCCCTTTACTACGGCTTAAATGCGCTGTCAAATAACATGATACTCTGCGACCGCAAGCAACTGAAAAATCCCAACGGGCTTATCCTCGGAACGCCGGGAAGCGGTAAATCCTTTGCGGCAAAGCGGGAAATGACAAACGCCTTTCTCATTACTGACGACGATATTATTATCTGCGACCCGGAAGCAGAATATTTTTCCCTTGTGCAGCGATTGGGCGGGCAAGTGATACGCCTGTCGCCTGCCGGAAAAGGCATGGACGGTAAGCCCCAGTATGTGAACCCTATGGATATTAACTTAAACTACTCCGAGGACGACAACCCGCTTGCCTTGAAATCCGACTTTATCCTTTCCCTCTGTGAGCTTGTTATCGGCGGCAAAGAGGGCTTGCAGCCCGTGGAAAAGACCGTCATTGACCGCGCCGTTAGGAATGTGTACCGACCTTTCCTTGCTGACCCCGACCCGGCAAAAATGCCTATCTTGGGCGACCTCTACAACGAACTGCTGAAACAGCCGGAGCCGGAAGCTGCCCGCATTGCGGCGGCATTGGAGCTTTATGTTTCGGGAAGTCTGAACGTCTTTAACCACAGAACGAATGTAGAGCTTTCTAACCGCCTTGTCTGCTTTGATATTAAGCAGCTTGGAAAGCAGCTCAAGAAATTAGGTATGCTCATTGTGCAAGACCAGGTGTGGAACCGCGTTACCGTAAACCGCGCCGAGAAAAAGGCAACCCGTTACTATATGGACGAATTTCATTTGCTTTTGAAAGAGGAACAGACCGCAGCCTATTCCGTGGAGATTTGGAAGCGTTTTCGTAAATGGGGCGGCATACCGACGGCAATCACACAGAACGTCAAAGACCTTTTAAGCAGCCGCGAAGTCGAGAATATCTTTGAAAACTCCGATTTTGTCCTCATGCTCAATCAAGCCGCAGGCGACCGGGCTATCCTTGCAAAGCAGCTTAACATCTCCCCGCAGCAGATGAAGTATGTAACCCACACCGAAGCAGGCGAGGGGCTTATCTTTTACGGGAATGTGGTGCTGCCGTTCATTGACCGCTTCCCAACCGACACCGAGCTTTACCGTCTGCTTACGACAAAGCCGGAGGAAGTGAGCAAGCCATGA
- a CDS encoding DUF4315 family protein → MAMSKIERIEKEIQKTREKITEYQNKLRGLEAQKTEAENLEIVQLVRAMRLTPQELTAMLSGNGIPGIAPMPTDYDEQEDNADEE, encoded by the coding sequence ATGGCAATGAGTAAAATCGAAAGAATTGAAAAGGAAATCCAAAAGACCCGTGAGAAAATCACGGAGTATCAGAACAAGCTGCGCGGACTGGAAGCACAGAAAACCGAAGCGGAAAACCTTGAAATCGTGCAGCTTGTACGCGCTATGCGTCTGACCCCGCAGGAGCTTACCGCTATGCTTTCCGGCAACGGTATTCCGGGCATTGCCCCTATGCCCACAGACTATGACGAACAGGAGGACAATGCAGATGAAGAATAA
- a CDS encoding DNA-methyltransferase translates to MKTDVIINRDALYALRELPSESVNCCVTSPPYYGLRDYGLDAQIGREDTPEQYIDRLVEVFRELRRVLKDDGTFWLNIADTYCGTGMKAGCKQKDLIGIPWQLAFALRSDGWYLRSDIIWLKENPMPESCRDRPSRCYEHIFLLTKSKKYYYDAAAIAEPIAPGTAARYRQGRGAGHKYAEEIPGQGKVQGINKTRSGGYYDDALMPTTRNKRDVWLINTVPYKGGHFAAYPPKLAETCILAGCPAGGVVLDPFFGSGTTGLAAKSLDRRYIGIELNAEYCALAGARIGGAEP, encoded by the coding sequence ATGAAAACGGACGTAATCATCAACCGCGACGCCCTCTATGCCCTGCGGGAGCTGCCGAGTGAAAGCGTGAACTGCTGCGTCACAAGCCCGCCCTACTATGGACTTAGGGACTACGGGCTTGACGCACAGATTGGACGGGAGGACACGCCGGAGCAGTACATTGACAGGCTTGTAGAAGTATTCCGGGAGCTGCGCCGGGTACTCAAAGACGACGGGACGTTTTGGCTGAATATCGCAGACACTTACTGCGGCACAGGCATGAAAGCGGGCTGCAAGCAAAAGGATTTAATCGGTATTCCGTGGCAGCTTGCTTTTGCCCTGCGCTCTGACGGGTGGTATTTACGCAGCGATATTATCTGGCTGAAAGAAAATCCTATGCCGGAGAGCTGCCGCGACCGACCGAGCCGCTGCTATGAGCATATCTTTTTACTGACGAAATCAAAGAAATATTACTATGACGCTGCCGCCATTGCAGAGCCGATTGCGCCGGGAACGGCTGCGCGGTACCGGCAGGGGCGCGGCGCAGGACACAAATATGCCGAGGAAATACCCGGACAGGGCAAGGTACAGGGTATCAATAAAACCCGCAGCGGCGGCTATTATGACGACGCTCTTATGCCGACCACAAGGAACAAGCGGGACGTTTGGCTTATCAATACCGTACCGTATAAGGGCGGGCATTTTGCCGCCTATCCCCCGAAGCTCGCGGAAACGTGCATACTGGCGGGCTGTCCGGCAGGCGGCGTTGTCCTTGACCCTTTCTTTGGAAGCGGCACCACCGGGCTTGCAGCGAAAAGCCTTGACCGCCGCTATATCGGCATTGAACTGAACGCCGAGTATTGCGCCCTTGCAGGGGCGCGGATTGGAGGTGCAGAACCATAA
- a CDS encoding Maff2 family mobile element protein translates to MAFFNSAVGVLQTLVIALGAGLGIWGVINLLEGYGNDNPGAKSQGMKQLMAGGGVALIGGTLVPLLSGLFG, encoded by the coding sequence ATGGCATTTTTCAACAGCGCAGTAGGCGTTTTACAGACACTCGTTATCGCTCTCGGAGCAGGTCTTGGCATTTGGGGCGTTATCAACCTCTTGGAGGGCTACGGAAATGACAACCCAGGTGCAAAAAGCCAGGGCATGAAGCAGCTCATGGCGGGCGGCGGCGTTGCCCTTATCGGTGGCACCCTTGTACCTCTGCTTTCCGGCCTGTTCGGTTAA
- a CDS encoding DUF4366 domain-containing protein yields the protein MKNKILASITALCAALVLVGGFSVTAYAQTPTEETDDSGVIVETEPQPLTPEGNMTLVDDIDGDAAEDKQFIVVKSKGGNYFYIIVDRAAEGENSVHFLNQVDESDLMAIIGEEQTEQPPAVCNCTEKCKAGEVNTACPVCSAAMNNCTGKEAEPEAPAEPEKPKNSMGGLLIFLVVGLLGGGAALYYVKFMKPKQSVKGGTDLDEFDFDEYDEDEPEEEADSADTEQEDEEA from the coding sequence ATGAAGAATAAAATCCTTGCAAGCATTACCGCACTTTGCGCCGCCCTTGTCCTTGTGGGCGGCTTTTCCGTTACTGCCTACGCGCAGACCCCGACAGAGGAAACCGACGACAGCGGCGTAATCGTGGAAACCGAACCGCAGCCCCTTACCCCGGAGGGCAACATGACCCTTGTGGACGACATCGACGGGGACGCTGCCGAGGATAAGCAGTTTATCGTCGTGAAAAGCAAAGGCGGCAACTATTTTTACATTATCGTTGACCGGGCAGCCGAGGGCGAAAATTCCGTCCACTTCCTAAATCAAGTAGACGAAAGCGACCTTATGGCGATTATCGGGGAGGAACAGACCGAGCAGCCCCCGGCTGTCTGCAACTGTACCGAGAAATGCAAGGCGGGCGAAGTAAACACCGCCTGCCCCGTCTGCTCCGCAGCCATGAATAACTGCACAGGCAAGGAAGCCGAGCCGGAAGCACCCGCAGAGCCGGAGAAACCCAAAAACAGCATGGGCGGGCTTCTCATTTTCCTTGTTGTGGGACTTCTTGGCGGCGGCGCAGCCCTCTACTACGTTAAGTTTATGAAACCGAAGCAGAGCGTAAAAGGCGGCACCGACCTTGACGAATTTGATTTTGACGAATACGACGAGGACGAGCCGGAGGAAGAAGCTGACAGCGCAGATACCGAACAGGAGGACGAGGAAGCATGA
- a CDS encoding PrgI family protein has product MAYVPVPKDLSKIKTKVAFNLTKRQIICFAAALAMGLPLFFLLKDSAGTSMAAFAMIVVMLPCFLLAMYEKHGQPLEIVIKNVIQTKFIRPKERPYQTENFYAVIEKQRKLEKEVSAIVNGRTKNHDPRGKKSREA; this is encoded by the coding sequence TTGGCGTATGTACCCGTACCCAAAGACTTATCAAAAATCAAAACGAAAGTCGCTTTTAATCTGACAAAGCGGCAGATTATATGTTTTGCGGCAGCCCTCGCTATGGGACTACCGCTTTTCTTTTTGCTCAAAGACAGCGCGGGAACAAGCATGGCGGCATTTGCAATGATTGTCGTTATGCTTCCCTGCTTCCTCTTGGCAATGTATGAAAAACACGGGCAGCCCCTTGAAATCGTGATAAAGAACGTCATTCAGACAAAGTTTATCCGACCAAAGGAACGCCCCTATCAGACGGAAAATTTTTATGCCGTCATAGAAAAACAACGAAAACTGGAAAAGGAGGTATCGGCTATTGTCAATGGCAGAACGAAAAACCATGACCCGCGCGGTAAAAAATCCCGTGAAGCGTAA
- a CDS encoding VirB6/TrbL-like conjugal transfer protein, CD1112 family — MQSILDAINEWIKEILIGAINGNLSTMFGDVNEKVGTIAAEVGQTPQGWNAGIFSMIQSLSENVIVPIAGLVITYVLCVELISMVTEKNNMHDIDTFMFFKWFFKAWVAVYLVTHTFTITMAVFDMAQHVVSGAAGVIGGNTNIDVDAALSSMQAGLDAMEIPELLLLVMETSLVSLCMKIMSVLITVILYGRMIEIYLYCSVSPIPFATMTNREWGQIGNNYLKALFALGFQGFLIMICVGIYAVLVGSMIVADNLHSAIFSLAAYTVILCFSLFKTGALAKSIFNAH, encoded by the coding sequence ATGCAGAGCATACTTGACGCGATTAACGAATGGATAAAGGAAATCCTCATTGGAGCCATTAACGGTAATCTGTCAACTATGTTCGGGGACGTAAACGAAAAAGTCGGAACTATCGCCGCAGAGGTAGGACAAACCCCGCAGGGGTGGAACGCAGGCATATTTTCCATGATACAGAGTTTGTCGGAAAATGTGATTGTACCCATTGCGGGGCTTGTCATTACCTACGTTCTATGCGTGGAGCTTATCAGCATGGTAACGGAAAAGAACAATATGCACGATATTGACACGTTCATGTTCTTTAAGTGGTTTTTCAAGGCGTGGGTAGCGGTGTATCTCGTTACCCACACCTTTACTATCACTATGGCGGTGTTCGATATGGCGCAGCACGTTGTTTCCGGCGCAGCGGGCGTGATCGGCGGCAATACGAATATCGACGTTGACGCCGCCCTCTCGTCCATGCAAGCCGGACTTGACGCTATGGAAATCCCCGAACTGCTTTTGCTCGTTATGGAAACAAGCCTTGTGAGCCTTTGCATGAAAATCATGTCGGTGCTTATCACGGTTATCCTGTACGGCAGAATGATAGAAATTTACCTTTACTGTTCGGTATCGCCTATCCCGTTTGCAACTATGACCAACAGAGAGTGGGGGCAGATAGGCAACAACTACTTAAAAGCCCTGTTCGCCCTCGGTTTTCAAGGCTTCCTCATAATGATATGCGTCGGCATTTATGCGGTTTTGGTTGGCAGCATGATTGTAGCGGACAACCTGCACAGCGCGATTTTCTCCCTTGCAGCCTACACCGTGATTTTGTGCTTCTCCCTATTCAAAACAGGCGCACTTGCGAAGTCAATATTTAACGCCCATTAA
- a CDS encoding VirD4-like conjugal transfer protein, CD1115 family, which translates to MKPNIKKLLILNAPYLLFVYLFDKVGQAVRLSPGADLSGKLLSIGSGFSAAFSNALPSFAPMDLLIGIVGAVVIRLAVYVKGKNAKKYRKGMEYGSARWGNAEDIKPYIDPIFENNVLLTQTERLMMSSRPKHPKYARNKNVLVIGGSGSGKTRFFVKPNLMQMHSSYVVTDPKGTVLIECGKLLQRGGYKIKVLNTINFKKSMRYNPFAYLRSEKDILKLVNTIIANTKGDGEKSGEDFWVKSERLFYCALIGYIWYEAPENEKNFTTLLEMINASEAREDDPEFQSPVDLMFERLEEKDPEHFAVRQYKKFLLSAGKTRSSILISCGARLAPFDIRELRELMETDEMELDTLGDRKTALFVIISDTDDTFNFVVSILYTQLFNLLCDKADDVYGGRLPVHVRCLLDEFANIGQIPKFEKLIATIRSREISASIILQSQSQLKAIYKDNADTIVGNCDTTLFLGGKEKTTLKEMSEILGKETIDSFNTSETRGRELSHGLNYQKLGKQLMSEDEIAVMDGGKCILQLRGVRPFFSEKYDITKHPKYKYLSDFDKKNAFDMEKHLRRRPAIVKPDEVFDYYEVDEADLQEDTENE; encoded by the coding sequence ATGAAGCCGAATATCAAGAAGCTGCTTATCCTAAACGCCCCCTATCTGCTCTTTGTGTATCTCTTTGATAAAGTCGGACAGGCGGTGCGGCTCTCTCCGGGGGCTGACCTCTCCGGCAAGCTGCTTTCCATTGGCAGCGGCTTTTCTGCCGCCTTTTCAAATGCCCTGCCGAGTTTCGCCCCTATGGACTTGCTTATCGGCATTGTCGGGGCTGTCGTTATCCGGCTTGCGGTCTATGTGAAAGGCAAGAACGCAAAGAAATACCGTAAGGGCATGGAGTACGGCTCTGCACGTTGGGGCAATGCCGAGGATATAAAGCCGTATATCGACCCCATTTTTGAAAATAACGTGCTGCTGACGCAGACCGAACGGCTGATGATGTCAAGCCGCCCGAAGCACCCGAAATATGCACGAAACAAAAATGTACTTGTCATCGGCGGCTCCGGCAGCGGCAAAACGAGGTTTTTTGTAAAGCCCAACTTAATGCAAATGCACAGCAGCTATGTAGTCACTGACCCGAAAGGAACGGTTTTAATCGAGTGCGGGAAGCTCTTGCAGCGGGGCGGGTACAAAATCAAAGTGCTAAACACCATCAATTTCAAGAAATCCATGCGGTACAATCCCTTCGCCTATCTGCGCAGCGAAAAGGATATTTTGAAACTGGTAAATACCATTATCGCCAACACCAAAGGCGACGGGGAAAAATCCGGCGAGGATTTTTGGGTGAAATCGGAACGGCTTTTTTACTGCGCCCTTATCGGCTACATCTGGTACGAAGCCCCGGAGAATGAGAAAAACTTTACGACGCTGCTTGAAATGATAAATGCGTCGGAAGCCCGCGAGGACGACCCGGAATTTCAATCCCCCGTTGACCTCATGTTTGAACGCTTGGAGGAAAAAGACCCGGAACATTTTGCGGTGCGCCAGTACAAGAAGTTTTTGCTGTCTGCCGGAAAAACAAGAAGCTCTATCCTCATTTCCTGCGGTGCGCGTCTTGCCCCCTTTGACATTCGGGAACTGCGCGAGCTGATGGAAACCGACGAAATGGAGCTTGACACCTTAGGCGACCGAAAGACCGCGCTTTTTGTTATTATCTCCGACACCGACGACACCTTTAACTTTGTTGTATCAATCCTTTACACACAGCTTTTCAATCTGCTTTGTGACAAGGCAGATGATGTGTACGGCGGGCGGCTACCTGTTCATGTGCGCTGTCTGCTTGACGAGTTTGCAAATATCGGGCAGATACCGAAGTTTGAAAAACTCATTGCCACGATAAGGAGCCGCGAAATCTCCGCGTCCATCATCTTGCAGAGCCAGTCGCAGCTAAAGGCTATCTACAAGGACAACGCCGATACCATTGTCGGCAACTGCGATACGACCCTGTTCTTGGGCGGCAAGGAGAAAACGACCCTTAAAGAAATGTCGGAAATCTTGGGGAAAGAAACCATTGACAGCTTCAACACTTCCGAAACAAGAGGACGGGAGCTTTCCCACGGGCTGAACTATCAGAAGTTAGGCAAGCAGCTTATGAGCGAAGATGAAATTGCGGTCATGGACGGCGGGAAATGTATCTTGCAACTACGCGGGGTGCGTCCGTTCTTCTCCGAAAAATACGATATTACCAAACACCCGAAGTACAAGTACCTTTCCGACTTTGACAAGAAAAATGCCTTTGACATGGAAAAGCACTTGCGCCGCCGTCCTGCAATCGTAAAGCCGGACGAGGTATTTGACTATTACGAAGTTGACGAAGCAGATTTGCAGGAGGACACAGAAAATGAATAA
- a CDS encoding CHAP domain-containing protein: MTRDGAIAENQTTGDTERISKRTQDADFQKSPEQQAAQLQGAASPTSPLPHVPGAAPKADTGKTERVMEHIEAAHTRKASKKAVRKAQAEATAGTKSSRLQFTDEERAAPELEKYIKKSDKAADRLDKAKAAIPKEKKLVKERTFDETTGKGKTRLHFEEKDKPPGFKEKHNPLSRPTQEAGILVHNKIHSVEKDNSGVEGAHKSEEAAERGLKYGARKIKQGYRNHKLKPYREAAKAEKAAFKANVDFQYHKTLHDNPQLTSNPISRFWQKQQIKKQYAKEARNTAKGIKGAAERTRKAAAKAAEKTKQTAAFVARHPAGVAIAVGALLLFIMLLSGLSSCGAMFSGTLNGVLGTSYTSEDSDLVEVENAYAGLESGLQNEIDAIESTHPGYDEYRYDLANIGHNPHELASYLTAKYQSYTRAEVQSELQRIFNQQYKLTLTEEVEIRYREEERTDTWTDEDGNEHTDTYTVQVPYEYYILNVKMTNTPLSTIAENNLPPEQLEMYRVYLQTSGNKPLIFGGGSPDTSASEDLSGVDFVNGTRPGNTAIVDLAKQQVGNVGGYPYWSWYGFNSRVEWCACFVSWCYGQMGLSEPRFAACQSQGIPWFTSHGQWGARGYENIAPGDAIFFDWDLDGSADHVGLVIGRDANRVYTVEGNSGDACKIKSYPLDYACIKGYGLMNWN, from the coding sequence ATGACCCGCGACGGGGCTATCGCAGAAAATCAGACCACGGGAGACACGGAACGTATCAGCAAGCGGACGCAGGACGCGGATTTTCAGAAATCCCCGGAGCAACAGGCAGCACAGCTACAAGGTGCAGCTTCCCCGACTTCTCCCTTGCCCCATGTGCCGGGAGCTGCCCCCAAAGCGGACACAGGCAAAACGGAGCGCGTCATGGAGCATATCGAAGCCGCCCATACCCGCAAAGCGTCTAAAAAAGCGGTACGAAAGGCACAGGCGGAAGCTACCGCCGGGACGAAATCTTCCCGGCTGCAATTTACCGACGAGGAACGCGCTGCCCCGGAGCTTGAAAAGTATATCAAGAAATCCGACAAAGCCGCCGACCGCTTGGATAAGGCAAAGGCAGCTATCCCCAAAGAAAAGAAACTGGTAAAAGAGCGCACCTTTGACGAAACCACCGGGAAAGGCAAGACCCGCCTGCACTTTGAGGAAAAGGACAAGCCGCCCGGATTTAAGGAGAAGCACAACCCGCTATCCCGCCCCACACAGGAAGCCGGGATTTTGGTACATAACAAAATCCATTCTGTCGAAAAGGATAATTCCGGCGTGGAGGGCGCACACAAGAGCGAGGAAGCCGCAGAACGGGGATTGAAGTACGGGGCGCGGAAAATCAAGCAGGGCTACCGCAACCATAAGCTGAAACCCTACCGGGAAGCGGCAAAGGCTGAAAAAGCTGCTTTCAAGGCAAACGTGGATTTTCAGTATCATAAGACCCTGCATGATAACCCACAGCTTACCTCTAACCCTATTTCCCGTTTTTGGCAGAAACAGCAGATTAAAAAGCAGTATGCAAAGGAAGCCCGCAATACTGCAAAGGGTATCAAGGGCGCAGCGGAACGCACCCGCAAAGCGGCAGCCAAAGCCGCCGAGAAAACGAAGCAGACAGCGGCGTTTGTGGCAAGACACCCGGCGGGCGTGGCAATCGCTGTCGGGGCGCTGCTACTTTTCATTATGCTTCTGTCCGGGCTGTCCTCTTGTGGTGCAATGTTTTCCGGCACGTTAAACGGCGTGCTTGGAACGTCTTATACCTCCGAGGACAGCGACCTTGTGGAAGTGGAAAATGCCTATGCCGGACTGGAAAGCGGGCTGCAAAACGAGATTGACGCTATCGAAAGCACCCACCCCGGCTATGACGAGTACCGCTATGACCTTGCAAATATCGGGCATAACCCCCACGAATTAGCGTCCTATCTGACCGCAAAATACCAAAGCTACACCCGCGCCGAGGTACAGAGCGAATTACAACGGATTTTCAATCAGCAATACAAGCTGACGCTGACCGAGGAAGTGGAAATACGCTACCGGGAGGAAGAACGCACCGACACATGGACAGACGAGGACGGCAACGAGCATACGGACACCTATACGGTACAAGTGCCTTATGAGTATTACATCTTAAACGTCAAGATGACGAACACCCCGCTATCCACCATTGCGGAAAATAATCTGCCCCCGGAACAACTGGAAATGTACCGGGTGTACTTGCAGACAAGCGGGAACAAGCCCCTTATCTTTGGCGGCGGCTCTCCCGACACTTCCGCGTCCGAGGATTTAAGCGGCGTGGACTTTGTAAACGGAACGCGCCCCGGTAATACCGCTATCGTTGACCTTGCAAAGCAGCAAGTCGGAAATGTGGGCGGCTATCCGTATTGGAGCTGGTACGGCTTCAACTCCCGCGTGGAATGGTGCGCCTGTTTCGTGTCCTGGTGCTACGGGCAAATGGGACTTTCCGAGCCGCGCTTTGCCGCCTGCCAGTCGCAGGGTATTCCGTGGTTTACCTCTCACGGGCAATGGGGCGCGCGGGGCTATGAGAACATTGCCCCCGGTGACGCTATCTTTTTTGACTGGGATTTAGACGGAAGCGCAGACCATGTAGGGCTTGTTATCGGCAGGGACGCAAACCGCGTTTATACCGTGGAGGGCAATTCCGGCGACGCCTGCAAGATTAAGAGCTATCCCCTTGACTATGCCTGTATCAAAGGGTACGGGCTGATGAACTGGAACTGA